The following coding sequences lie in one Brevibacterium marinum genomic window:
- a CDS encoding alpha/beta hydrolase — protein MPLHPVIAEVVADIPPTPEDGTATVDPQQWRADEEARVPPLADRLPVTRVEDTSIDTTAGGLPLRIYRQRPGEPTGVLLYFHGGAFFSGSLETHDVVARSLAVETGFTVVAVGYRRAPEAAFPAGLEDCFAALKWAIGHGRDLDWDSHRLAVVGDSSGGTFAAVVAARALEEGIDAITHQVLLYPSVDLDFDLDRYPSLRENARGYGLETAGLKPHNSFYLESGADTADPRVSPIKREDLTGLPKTLIITAQFDPLRDEGEQYGQHLQEAGVDVTVHRYETANHGFLANFGQLPEFYPAFAEIGEFLRG, from the coding sequence ATGCCCCTGCACCCGGTGATCGCCGAGGTGGTGGCCGACATCCCGCCGACCCCCGAGGACGGAACCGCGACCGTCGACCCGCAACAGTGGCGCGCCGATGAGGAAGCACGCGTGCCGCCGCTGGCCGATCGTCTGCCGGTGACTCGTGTCGAGGACACGAGCATCGACACGACCGCCGGTGGTCTGCCGCTGCGCATCTACCGGCAGCGCCCGGGCGAGCCCACCGGGGTGCTGCTGTACTTCCACGGCGGCGCTTTCTTCTCCGGCAGCCTCGAGACCCATGACGTCGTCGCCCGGTCGCTGGCCGTGGAGACCGGGTTCACCGTCGTGGCCGTCGGATACCGCAGGGCACCCGAGGCGGCCTTCCCTGCGGGACTCGAGGACTGTTTCGCCGCATTGAAATGGGCGATCGGCCACGGTAGGGACCTCGACTGGGACTCTCACCGTCTGGCCGTGGTCGGCGACAGCTCCGGTGGAACCTTCGCCGCGGTCGTCGCGGCCCGGGCCTTGGAGGAAGGGATCGATGCGATCACTCACCAGGTGCTGCTCTACCCTTCGGTCGACCTCGACTTCGATCTCGACCGCTACCCTTCGCTGCGGGAGAACGCTCGCGGCTATGGGCTCGAGACGGCGGGGTTGAAACCTCACAACTCCTTCTATCTGGAGTCCGGAGCCGACACGGCCGACCCTCGCGTCTCCCCCATCAAGCGGGAGGACCTCACTGGCCTGCCGAAGACGCTCATCATCACCGCCCAGTTCGACCCGCTGCGCGATGAGGGCGAGCAATATGGTCAGCACTTGCAAGAAGCCGGAGTCGACGTCACCGTCCACCGGTATGAGACGGCGAACCACGGGTTCCTCGCGAACTTCGGTCAGCTGCCCGAGTTCTACCCCGCTTTCGCGGAGATCGGCGAATTCCTGCGCGGCTGA
- a CDS encoding MFS transporter, translating to MRTIDAAAFIQNARPNRFHGWLLFWSCFIVLFDMYDLVVYGSVLPILMRAWAIGPVEAGVIGSVGLFGMMIGAICFGFLADRFGRRRMLIASVLIFSLATFGCAFASGPEVFGALRAIAGVGIGGILPNIIAMITDYAPKRTANTMVAIVTCLFSVGGIVAAFAAMGLIPAFGWQSVYWVALIPVLTLPLAARWFFDSPTTLIRRGRIETLRTTLHRLAPTAGDLGIADLYMGSTEATAATAAEPTARDSRQAHPRASLALIFGHGRGLATVMIWIAFFMCLLMVNGVTTWLPNLMMTAGYALDSSLTFMIVLNVGAIVGTLSLGRLADRIGTKRVLVPMFVIAAVSLVLLGVRADIVFLLLFVAVAGACTMGSQNISYAFVSQFYPSSVRSTALGLASGIGRAGAILGPTFGGFLQALELPVQSTFLFFAVPGLIAAAAFACVPLARATTPPRRSDPDQAPRRTVHPTTTTTPTDERASSHD from the coding sequence GTGAGAACCATCGATGCTGCTGCGTTTATCCAGAATGCCCGACCCAACCGCTTCCACGGCTGGCTGCTGTTCTGGTCGTGTTTCATTGTCCTCTTCGATATGTACGACCTCGTCGTCTACGGCTCTGTGCTGCCGATCCTCATGCGCGCATGGGCGATCGGCCCCGTCGAGGCGGGGGTGATCGGCAGCGTCGGCCTCTTCGGCATGATGATCGGGGCGATCTGCTTCGGCTTCCTCGCCGACCGCTTCGGGCGCCGGCGGATGCTCATCGCCAGTGTGCTGATCTTCAGCCTCGCGACATTCGGCTGCGCCTTCGCATCCGGCCCGGAGGTCTTCGGCGCCCTGCGGGCGATCGCCGGTGTGGGCATCGGTGGGATCCTGCCGAACATCATCGCGATGATCACCGACTACGCCCCGAAGCGGACAGCGAACACCATGGTCGCGATCGTCACCTGCCTGTTCTCGGTCGGCGGCATCGTCGCGGCCTTCGCCGCTATGGGACTCATCCCCGCCTTCGGTTGGCAGAGCGTGTACTGGGTGGCACTCATCCCGGTTCTGACCCTGCCGCTGGCGGCACGCTGGTTCTTCGACTCCCCCACCACTCTCATCCGCCGCGGCCGCATCGAGACGCTGCGGACGACCCTGCACCGCCTCGCGCCCACCGCGGGTGACCTCGGGATCGCGGACCTGTATATGGGAAGCACCGAGGCGACCGCGGCCACTGCTGCCGAGCCGACCGCCCGCGACTCCCGCCAGGCGCATCCGCGAGCGTCTCTCGCCTTGATCTTCGGGCACGGCCGCGGCCTGGCCACGGTGATGATCTGGATCGCGTTCTTCATGTGCCTGCTTATGGTCAACGGAGTCACCACCTGGCTGCCCAATCTCATGATGACCGCCGGCTACGCCCTCGACTCGAGCCTGACGTTCATGATCGTGCTCAACGTCGGTGCGATCGTCGGCACACTCTCGCTCGGGCGCCTGGCCGACCGAATCGGGACGAAGCGGGTCCTCGTGCCGATGTTCGTCATCGCCGCCGTCTCCCTCGTCCTCCTCGGTGTGCGCGCCGACATCGTCTTCCTGCTCCTCTTCGTCGCGGTCGCCGGTGCCTGCACGATGGGCTCGCAGAACATCTCCTATGCCTTCGTCTCCCAGTTCTACCCGTCTTCGGTGCGGTCGACGGCCCTGGGGCTGGCCTCCGGGATCGGCCGCGCCGGCGCCATCCTCGGCCCCACCTTCGGCGGATTCCTCCAGGCACTCGAGCTTCCCGTCCAGTCGACGTTCCTCTTCTTCGCCGTCCCCGGCCTCATCGCAGCCGCGGCGTTCGCCTGCGTCCCGCTCGCCCGCGCCACCACACCGCCGAGGCGATCGGACCCCGATCAGGCACCGCGCCGAACGGTGCACCCCACGACCACCACCACCCCGACCGATGAAAGGGCTTCCTCTCATGACTGA
- a CDS encoding NAD(P)H-binding protein, with protein sequence MRILVIGAHGRTGYRIVEQLRTHGHEVLGTVRQTQHLDTLRAIGAEGAVLDLMTATTTEIEALAARADAVVYAAGSGHGSPPNEVLRLDRDAIIAAADASIAAGADRFMLISAHRADQDYGVPHIDHLLRAKRAADSHVSRLDLGWTIVRPDDLVDDPGQGTVTIADEVPQGVLSRDDLAAVLVTAIELDLARCRRFEVIGGTREIEKALHDL encoded by the coding sequence ATGCGTATCCTCGTCATCGGAGCACATGGCCGAACCGGCTATCGCATCGTCGAACAGCTGAGAACTCACGGACACGAGGTGCTGGGGACAGTCCGCCAGACTCAGCACCTCGACACGCTTCGTGCCATCGGTGCCGAAGGAGCCGTCCTTGACCTGATGACTGCCACGACGACTGAAATCGAAGCACTGGCCGCGCGAGCGGATGCTGTCGTCTACGCTGCAGGAAGCGGCCACGGAAGTCCCCCGAATGAAGTCCTCCGCTTGGATCGCGACGCGATCATCGCCGCAGCTGATGCGAGCATCGCCGCTGGAGCAGACCGATTCATGCTGATCTCTGCCCACCGTGCCGACCAGGACTACGGCGTCCCCCACATCGACCATCTGCTCCGCGCAAAACGAGCTGCTGACAGTCATGTCAGTCGCCTCGACTTGGGTTGGACCATCGTCCGACCCGACGATCTCGTCGATGACCCAGGTCAGGGCACGGTGACTATCGCCGATGAAGTCCCTCAAGGTGTGCTTTCCCGAGACGACCTGGCGGCCGTCCTCGTGACGGCGATCGAACTCGACCTGGCCCGCTGCAGACGATTCGAAGTGATCGGTGGAACCCGAGAGATCGAGAAAGCTCTCCACGACCTTTAG
- a CDS encoding phosphotriesterase family protein gives MSKINTVLGPVAPAELGAVAIHEHIGYGMPGSELDTTWWKSPEERYTETIPKLRAFHDYGGGTFVDATGICNGRDVDYYQSLSEKTGVHIVAATGFVGGDTALPHFARASVDYITEVFVHEITEEIGHTGAKAGVIKVGVSRGGRMTELDKKIYRAGARAGATTGVSILTHLAIDPEPALAIFAEEGMPLDKVLFGHADDGVNAPLTPDTRILGAGARLGFDTFGYETELPDPPFWARPRQERLDHFLRLSEEGWFDRLLVSADANCSPLGWPGVKGHTVNYIFEQLLPDLKSAGVDDDSLHRLLVDNPAAFLTIAN, from the coding sequence ATGTCAAAGATCAACACAGTACTGGGACCAGTCGCCCCCGCAGAGCTGGGCGCAGTCGCCATCCACGAACACATCGGCTACGGCATGCCCGGTTCGGAGCTCGACACCACCTGGTGGAAGTCTCCGGAGGAACGTTATACCGAGACCATTCCGAAGCTGCGCGCCTTCCACGACTACGGCGGCGGCACCTTCGTCGACGCGACCGGCATCTGCAACGGCCGCGACGTCGACTACTACCAGTCGCTGTCGGAGAAGACCGGCGTGCACATCGTCGCAGCGACCGGCTTCGTCGGCGGGGACACCGCGCTGCCGCACTTCGCCCGCGCCTCCGTCGACTACATCACCGAGGTGTTCGTCCACGAGATCACCGAGGAGATCGGGCACACCGGCGCGAAGGCCGGAGTCATCAAGGTCGGCGTCTCCCGCGGGGGACGGATGACCGAACTGGACAAGAAGATCTACCGGGCCGGAGCCCGTGCTGGAGCGACCACCGGGGTCTCGATCCTCACCCATCTGGCCATCGATCCCGAACCGGCGCTGGCGATCTTCGCCGAGGAGGGCATGCCCTTGGACAAGGTGCTCTTCGGTCATGCCGACGACGGCGTCAACGCCCCGCTGACGCCCGATACCCGCATCCTCGGCGCCGGGGCCCGCCTCGGTTTCGACACCTTCGGCTACGAGACCGAGCTGCCGGACCCGCCGTTCTGGGCACGACCGCGCCAGGAGCGCCTCGACCACTTCCTGCGACTGTCGGAAGAAGGCTGGTTCGACCGCCTGCTCGTGTCCGCGGATGCGAACTGCTCCCCGCTCGGCTGGCCCGGCGTCAAGGGCCACACCGTCAACTACATCTTCGAGCAGCTGCTGCCCGACCTCAAGAGCGCCGGAGTCGACGACGACTCACTCCACCGCCTCCTGGTCGACAACCCGGCCGCATTCCTCACCATCGCGAACTGA
- a CDS encoding phosphotriesterase: protein MSNDAQNSATTVTTVLGPIPADELGVIAVSEALLSVLPGAEHAHDISMDRSQIFAEAASALNAFREAGGSTVVDTTGMFHGRDVPLLEALSRSTGVTIVASTGMGPEELLGGYFLTPQTNPPTPWPAEKFADLFTKEIAEGMVVPRIERRGPAGLVVTAAATEGMTPTEESLFRGAARTALSTGAPVIARFGADPVADLDVLLDEGLSAERAVIAGLDRSEVDRAAIVRALDRGAFVLLDHVGSNGDGWLTDGARADLVSGLIADGHGERILLSASATGAARGVPANDIGFGFVLTDFLPMLTSRGVSDAAARGLVTANPRALLTRR, encoded by the coding sequence ATGAGTAACGACGCTCAGAACAGCGCCACCACGGTCACCACGGTTCTGGGTCCGATCCCCGCAGACGAGCTCGGCGTCATCGCCGTCAGCGAAGCGCTGCTGTCGGTCCTGCCGGGAGCCGAACACGCCCACGACATCAGCATGGATCGCAGCCAGATCTTCGCCGAGGCGGCCTCCGCGCTCAACGCCTTCCGTGAAGCCGGCGGATCGACCGTCGTCGACACGACGGGCATGTTCCACGGCCGCGACGTCCCCCTCCTCGAGGCACTCTCCCGGTCGACGGGAGTCACCATCGTGGCCTCGACCGGGATGGGGCCCGAGGAGCTGCTGGGCGGCTACTTCCTGACTCCGCAGACGAACCCTCCCACCCCGTGGCCCGCCGAGAAGTTCGCCGACCTGTTCACAAAGGAGATCGCCGAGGGCATGGTCGTGCCTCGCATCGAACGTCGGGGCCCAGCCGGACTCGTCGTCACCGCCGCAGCGACCGAGGGCATGACCCCCACCGAGGAGAGTCTCTTCCGGGGCGCAGCGCGCACGGCCCTGAGCACCGGGGCTCCCGTCATCGCTCGCTTCGGAGCCGATCCCGTGGCCGATCTCGATGTCCTCCTCGACGAGGGACTGAGCGCCGAGCGCGCGGTCATCGCCGGTCTCGACCGCTCCGAAGTCGACAGAGCCGCGATCGTCCGGGCCCTCGACCGGGGCGCCTTCGTCCTTCTCGACCACGTCGGCTCGAACGGTGACGGCTGGCTGACCGACGGCGCCCGCGCCGATCTCGTGTCCGGCCTCATCGCCGACGGCCACGGTGAACGGATCCTGCTGTCCGCCTCGGCGACGGGAGCGGCCCGGGGCGTGCCGGCCAACGACATCGGCTTCGGATTCGTACTCACGGACTTCCTGCCCATGCTGACTTCCCGCGGAGTCAGCGACGCCGCCGCCCGCGGCCTCGTCACCGCCAACCCGCGCGCACTGCTGACCCGGCGCTGA
- a CDS encoding CocE/NonD family hydrolase: protein MTDTRTWNDGRQDIRIRKDLSVPMRDGTLLAADAYEGNDQKPRPALVALSPYGKELQAMALTMPPQKRPSPLWDGCIEAGDISRVVAEDYVHVIGDLRGSGASEGEHIGNYNAGGVSLGEDAYDFIEWVAEQPWCDGNVGMIGISYFGSMQVIAAAERPPHLKAIFVSGGHYDFYETTYHGGIMWFMPRAAREGRGGDSGWAFTDRTKSRMLEEYSPEKLKTIVDKRLADPDVQAWPNLVHTLNYPKHHEAWFDIITNELDGQWYEERNPVNLATNIDIPTWLQIDQGRGWTIDSTIETFDNLGGPKRLDIGAYPPMQSRPFVEEHDTMFRWYEYWLKGIDNGIMDEPSVNIFVEGSREIVSGSQWPPQAPEHQSFYLRPRGKLSIEPEPMTADYAAPDGFYQAPLTVTDEVQILTWSTPVFDTDTQMMGTGAAHIFAEIDQEDTNFILRMWDVAPGGARQLITTGYLKATHRELDEEKTSPGDPYHPHTRAVPVEPGVINEYILRLYPFAATFHTGHRLVAELSNVEPLVDDHNSLLPPDAFHLPIGRPVSHKIYRDAKHQSRLVLPVTKSVGESEILRR from the coding sequence ATGACTGACACCCGCACCTGGAACGACGGACGCCAGGACATCCGCATCCGCAAGGACCTCAGCGTGCCCATGCGCGATGGAACGCTCCTGGCCGCCGACGCCTATGAAGGCAACGACCAGAAGCCTCGCCCGGCACTGGTGGCACTCAGCCCGTACGGCAAGGAGCTGCAGGCCATGGCCCTGACGATGCCTCCGCAGAAGCGCCCGAGCCCCCTGTGGGACGGCTGCATCGAGGCCGGCGACATCTCCCGCGTCGTCGCCGAGGACTACGTCCACGTCATCGGCGACCTCCGCGGCTCAGGTGCCTCGGAAGGCGAGCACATCGGCAACTACAACGCCGGCGGGGTCTCCCTGGGCGAGGATGCCTACGACTTCATCGAGTGGGTCGCCGAACAGCCCTGGTGCGACGGCAATGTCGGCATGATCGGCATCTCCTACTTCGGCTCCATGCAGGTCATCGCCGCGGCGGAACGACCGCCGCACCTCAAGGCGATCTTCGTCTCCGGCGGCCACTACGACTTCTACGAGACGACCTACCACGGCGGCATCATGTGGTTCATGCCCAGAGCCGCCCGGGAGGGCCGCGGCGGTGACTCCGGTTGGGCATTCACCGACCGGACGAAGTCTCGCATGCTCGAGGAGTACTCGCCAGAGAAGCTCAAGACCATCGTCGACAAGCGCCTCGCCGACCCCGACGTCCAGGCCTGGCCGAACCTCGTCCACACCCTGAACTATCCGAAGCACCACGAAGCCTGGTTCGACATCATCACCAACGAACTCGACGGGCAGTGGTACGAGGAACGCAACCCGGTCAACCTGGCGACGAACATCGACATCCCCACATGGCTGCAGATCGACCAGGGCCGCGGATGGACGATCGATTCGACCATCGAGACGTTCGACAACCTCGGCGGGCCCAAGCGACTCGACATCGGCGCCTACCCGCCGATGCAGTCGCGGCCGTTCGTCGAAGAGCACGACACGATGTTCCGCTGGTACGAGTACTGGCTCAAAGGCATCGACAACGGCATCATGGACGAACCGAGCGTCAACATCTTCGTCGAAGGCTCCCGTGAGATCGTCTCCGGGTCGCAGTGGCCGCCACAGGCTCCGGAGCATCAGTCCTTCTACCTGCGGCCTCGGGGGAAGCTGTCGATCGAGCCGGAACCGATGACCGCCGACTATGCCGCACCCGACGGCTTCTACCAGGCACCGTTGACAGTGACAGACGAGGTGCAGATCCTCACGTGGTCGACTCCCGTCTTCGACACCGACACACAGATGATGGGCACCGGTGCGGCGCACATCTTCGCCGAGATCGACCAGGAGGACACGAACTTCATCCTCCGCATGTGGGACGTCGCCCCCGGAGGTGCCCGTCAGCTCATCACGACCGGGTACCTCAAGGCCACGCACCGCGAACTCGACGAGGAGAAGACGAGCCCCGGCGACCCGTACCATCCGCATACACGTGCGGTGCCGGTCGAGCCGGGCGTGATCAACGAATACATCCTCAGGCTCTATCCCTTCGCGGCGACCTTCCACACCGGGCATCGCCTGGTGGCGGAACTGTCGAACGTCGAACCGCTCGTCGACGACCACAACTCGCTGCTGCCCCCGGACGCGTTCCACCTCCCGATCGGACGCCCGGTGTCGCACAAGATCTACCGCGACGCGAAGCATCAGTCCCGACTCGTGCTGCCGGTGACCAAGAGCGTCGGTGAGTCGGAAATCCTCAGACGCTGA
- a CDS encoding MBL fold metallo-hydrolase — protein MAVTVSPLFSPWGRFGLYSFLIDAEEPAIVDAGVTSTVDGTVAELEKSGRRIEDVRWILLTHGHIDHLGGAHALWELTGRKAKVVIHEADLDYLRRRRAHVENYLELRDHYLDNPEAESQQTAATEAAISGEMNADVILRGGESLSLGGGVSVSVHGIPGHTAGSVAYVIDGQNDVFVGDAVQIHGAANGFPGYEDPDAYRGSLEFLRDTIRPARLFLGHPYRDSTGEPFEIGLDAEGAARAIDESLEIEARIRAAAARAIEHGLSESSSPYSPFESVAAELGYTSDPSLEPSPFFTTMDGYRRRIALREQPPRT, from the coding sequence ATGGCAGTCACCGTGTCCCCTCTCTTCTCTCCCTGGGGCCGATTCGGCCTGTACTCGTTCCTCATCGATGCCGAGGAGCCGGCCATCGTCGATGCGGGAGTGACCTCGACAGTCGACGGCACCGTCGCTGAACTGGAGAAGTCAGGCCGGCGCATCGAGGACGTCCGCTGGATCCTGCTCACTCACGGACACATCGACCACCTCGGCGGAGCTCATGCTCTGTGGGAGCTGACCGGGAGGAAGGCGAAGGTCGTCATCCACGAGGCGGACCTCGACTATCTGCGCAGACGTCGGGCCCACGTGGAGAACTACCTCGAGCTGCGCGACCACTACCTCGACAATCCCGAGGCGGAATCGCAGCAGACCGCCGCGACCGAGGCGGCGATCTCCGGCGAGATGAACGCCGATGTCATCCTGCGCGGAGGAGAGAGCCTCTCGCTGGGCGGCGGGGTGAGCGTGAGTGTCCACGGCATCCCCGGGCATACCGCCGGATCGGTCGCCTATGTCATCGACGGTCAGAACGACGTCTTCGTCGGAGATGCGGTGCAGATCCACGGGGCGGCCAACGGCTTCCCCGGCTATGAGGACCCCGATGCCTACCGCGGCAGTCTCGAGTTCCTCCGCGACACCATCCGGCCCGCCCGCCTCTTCCTCGGCCACCCGTACCGCGATTCGACCGGAGAGCCCTTCGAGATCGGCCTTGACGCCGAGGGCGCTGCTCGTGCGATCGACGAATCGCTCGAGATCGAAGCCCGCATCCGTGCGGCGGCCGCGAGAGCGATCGAGCACGGGCTTTCTGAGTCCTCCTCACCGTATTCGCCGTTCGAATCCGTGGCCGCCGAGCTCGGCTACACCAGTGACCCGAGCCTCGAACCCTCTCCGTTCTTCACGACCATGGACGGGTACCGGCGACGGATCGCACTTCGCGAGCAGCCGCCGCGAACCTGA
- a CDS encoding FAD-dependent monooxygenase, with amino-acid sequence MNDTDIKNLRIAVIGGGFGGAAATVFLNRLGADVHLYEQAKDIKEVGAGIGMRPKTLEVFRKWGILEEMNAVSSASEFFEILDGYGTPVVRETWPKMDEFDFDARTRMIHRGDFIDTFIRNVPTERFHLGHKMTEIDDHGDSATVTFANGESTTVDLVIGADGIRSKVRSQLFGDYQPVFAGAHAHRVIVDGADTHGMLTDDNLRMYVGANGTLIYFLPLRHRGPNGQLSFDITCNSDDDSWAPTLTREILAEAVEGFDDRLQAITAELDLELVNSRGVYDIDQVETWHSDSVVLIGDAAHAMLHHQGQGANQTIQDSSELADCLVEFDTIPEALAAYTQRRKPDTQALQAISRQNWPTIEDLSTAFPEKGNIA; translated from the coding sequence ATGAACGACACCGACATCAAGAACCTGCGCATCGCCGTCATCGGCGGCGGATTCGGCGGCGCGGCCGCAACCGTCTTCCTCAACCGCCTCGGCGCGGATGTGCATCTGTACGAACAGGCCAAGGACATCAAAGAGGTCGGTGCCGGCATCGGCATGCGGCCGAAGACCCTCGAGGTCTTCCGCAAATGGGGCATCCTCGAGGAGATGAACGCCGTGAGCTCGGCCTCGGAGTTCTTCGAGATCCTCGACGGGTACGGCACGCCGGTCGTGCGCGAGACCTGGCCGAAGATGGACGAATTCGACTTCGACGCCCGCACCCGGATGATCCACCGCGGCGACTTCATCGATACCTTCATCCGCAATGTGCCGACCGAACGCTTCCATCTGGGCCATAAGATGACCGAGATCGACGACCACGGCGATTCGGCGACGGTGACCTTCGCCAACGGCGAGTCCACGACGGTCGACCTCGTCATCGGGGCCGACGGCATCCGCTCGAAGGTCCGCTCGCAGCTCTTCGGCGACTACCAGCCCGTCTTCGCCGGGGCCCACGCACACCGGGTCATCGTCGACGGTGCGGACACTCACGGCATGCTCACCGATGACAATCTGCGCATGTACGTCGGTGCCAACGGCACACTCATCTACTTCCTGCCGCTGCGCCATCGAGGACCGAACGGGCAGTTGTCCTTCGACATCACCTGCAACAGCGACGACGACTCCTGGGCCCCGACCCTGACCCGCGAGATCCTCGCCGAGGCGGTCGAAGGATTCGACGACCGTCTCCAGGCGATCACCGCCGAACTCGACCTCGAGTTGGTGAATTCGCGGGGAGTCTATGACATCGATCAGGTCGAGACCTGGCATTCGGATTCCGTCGTCCTCATCGGCGACGCCGCCCATGCGATGCTCCATCACCAGGGGCAGGGGGCGAATCAGACGATCCAGGACTCCTCGGAGCTGGCCGACTGCCTCGTCGAATTCGATACGATTCCCGAAGCCCTGGCCGCCTATACCCAGCGTCGCAAGCCCGATACCCAGGCACTGCAGGCGATCTCGCGACAGAACTGGCCGACCATCGAGGATCTCAGCACTGCGTTTCCCGAGAAGGGCAACATCGCCTGA
- a CDS encoding SDR family NAD(P)-dependent oxidoreductase, with protein MSDQEPIVVVTGGGSGMGRDIALSQVAAGRRVAVIGRREDALEETIELSDARSRMQAVSGDLSTVEGAESVVARLGGAPVIGLVTAAGGQGDFFRTDERSLAQVASDWSEAIAKNFTSALLIAEALADRYIEHRSRVVLIGSTAGIDGAGGPYSVAKAAVHAYARDLARRLGPRGITANAIVPGFVADTEFFEAGGFGSSDPMVDRAAQSTLVGRVGRPRDITAAADWLLSEDAGWVTGQSIVVDGGTQLAR; from the coding sequence TTGTCTGACCAGGAACCGATCGTGGTGGTCACCGGGGGCGGCAGCGGCATGGGCCGCGACATCGCACTGTCGCAAGTGGCCGCCGGCAGGCGCGTAGCGGTGATCGGGCGACGCGAGGATGCCCTGGAAGAGACCATCGAGCTCAGCGATGCTCGGAGTCGGATGCAGGCCGTCTCCGGTGACCTCTCCACTGTCGAAGGCGCAGAGAGCGTCGTCGCTCGACTCGGCGGAGCACCGGTCATCGGTCTCGTCACGGCGGCCGGCGGTCAGGGCGACTTCTTCCGCACCGACGAGCGCTCCCTTGCCCAGGTCGCCTCCGACTGGTCCGAGGCGATTGCGAAGAACTTCACCAGCGCCTTGCTCATCGCCGAGGCACTCGCCGACAGATACATCGAGCACCGATCCAGGGTCGTCCTCATCGGCTCGACCGCGGGTATCGACGGGGCGGGTGGCCCCTATTCTGTGGCGAAGGCCGCGGTGCATGCCTATGCGCGAGACCTCGCCCGCCGCCTCGGGCCGCGGGGGATCACCGCGAACGCGATCGTCCCGGGGTTCGTCGCCGACACCGAGTTCTTCGAAGCAGGTGGCTTCGGCTCGTCGGACCCGATGGTCGACCGCGCTGCGCAGTCCACACTGGTCGGCCGCGTCGGCAGGCCACGCGACATCACGGCCGCCGCTGATTGGCTCCTCAGCGAGGACGCCGGATGGGTGACCGGACAGAGCATCGTCGTCGACGGCGGCACACAGTTGGCCCGCTGA
- a CDS encoding IclR family transcriptional regulator has product MERRVVAEKPTHLLASVDSALRLLQILRDTGALRITDAARELGISVSTAHRLLSMLVYRGFAVRDESRVYHPGPGIVANARAQSEHRGVLLRMRPRLAELSEVTGQTCNLMVRVGTTTRFLDSHEGADRLGIGSRAGEILPASLTSGGQVLLAEAEPAVLESLYRSNSARTSGDYLDDAAFVRFRRRLESIRRTGWALNRERTERGVAALGMAVRETDGAAVAAVSISVPARHATMLDAPEIHAALGRACRLSV; this is encoded by the coding sequence ATGGAACGCCGCGTGGTTGCCGAGAAGCCGACTCATCTGCTCGCCTCGGTCGACAGCGCTCTGCGGCTGCTGCAGATCCTGCGGGACACCGGTGCGCTGCGGATCACCGATGCCGCTCGCGAGCTCGGCATCAGCGTGTCCACGGCTCATCGGCTGCTGAGCATGCTCGTCTACCGCGGGTTCGCCGTCAGGGACGAGTCGCGGGTCTACCATCCCGGCCCGGGAATCGTGGCGAATGCGCGGGCGCAGTCGGAGCATCGCGGTGTGCTGTTGAGGATGCGGCCCAGGCTCGCCGAGCTCTCCGAGGTGACCGGTCAGACCTGCAACCTCATGGTGCGTGTGGGCACGACGACGAGGTTCCTCGACAGCCACGAGGGCGCTGACCGGCTGGGAATCGGGTCACGGGCCGGTGAGATCCTTCCGGCGTCCCTGACCTCCGGAGGGCAGGTGCTGCTGGCCGAGGCCGAGCCGGCCGTCCTCGAGAGCCTCTACCGGTCGAACTCCGCACGCACCTCGGGCGACTATCTCGATGACGCGGCCTTCGTCCGATTCCGTCGACGGCTGGAGTCCATCCGAAGAACAGGGTGGGCACTCAACCGGGAACGCACAGAGCGGGGCGTCGCCGCCCTGGGGATGGCGGTGCGGGAGACCGACGGCGCGGCCGTGGCCGCCGTGAGCATCTCCGTGCCCGCCCGGCATGCCACGATGCTCGATGCGCCCGAGATCCACGCGGCGCTCGGGCGGGCATGCCGGCTCAGCGTCTGA